A DNA window from Zonotrichia leucophrys gambelii isolate GWCS_2022_RI chromosome 15, RI_Zleu_2.0, whole genome shotgun sequence contains the following coding sequences:
- the AACS gene encoding acetoacetyl-CoA synthetase translates to MSREPEIMESQVMWEPDTKRNTHMDRFRAAVASSCGLRLANYDELYQWSVESYSDFWAEFWKFSNIICSRLYDEVVDTSKSIAEIPEWFKGSRLNYAENLLKHKDNDKIALYAAREGKEEILKVTFEELRQAVALYAAAMRKMGVKVGDRVVGYLPNSIHAVEAMLAAASIGAIWSSTSPDFGINGVLDRFSQIQPKLIFSVEAVIYNGKEHNHLEKLLRVVKGLPDLKKVVVIPYVSSRETIDISKIPNSVFLEDFLATGKGDQAPQLEFEQLPFSHPLFIMYSSGTTGAPKCMVHSAGGTLIQHLKEHILHGNMSSSDVIMYYTTTGWMMWNWLVSALATGASVVLYDGSPLVPSPNVLWDLTDRLGITILGTGAKWLAVLEEKNLKPCETHNLQTLHTILSTGSPLKSQSYEYVYKHIKSSVLLGSISGGTDIISCFMGHNVTVPVYKGEIQARNLGMAVEAWNDEGKPVWGESGELVCTKPIPCQPTHFWNDENGSKYRKAYFSKFPGVWAHGDYCKINPKTGGIVMLGRSDGTLNPNGVRFGSSEIYNIVEAFEEVSDSLCVPQYNKDGEERVILFLKMASSHAFSRSLVRRIQDAIRAALSARHVPSLILETKGIPYTVNGKKVEVAVKQIIAGKEVEQRGAFSNPEALDLYQNIPELQDY, encoded by the exons CCAACTATGATGAATTATACCAGTGGTCAGTGGAGTCCTACTCAGACTTCTGGGCAGAATTCTGGAAGTTCAGTAACATCATCTGCTCTCGCCTCTACGATGAG GTGGTGGATACATCCAAAAGCATCGCAGAGATCCCTGAGTGGTTCAAGGGCAGCCGCCTGAACTATGCAGAGAATCTGCTGAAGCACAAGGACAATGACAAGATTGCCCTGTATGCTGCAA gGGAAGGCAAGGAAGAAATCCTCAAAGTTACTTTTGAAGAACTGAGACAAGCTGTAGCTTTGTATGCTGCAGCCATGAGGAAGATGGGAGTAAAAGTAGGAGACAGAGTTGTGG GTTACTTGCCCAACAGCATCCACGCAGTGGAGGCCATGCTGGCAGCTGCGAGCATCGGTGCCATCTGGAGCTCCACCTCCCCAGACTTTGGCATTAAC GGTGTACTGGACAGATTTTCCCAAATTCAGCCCAAGCTCATCTTCTCTGTTGAAGCTGTCATATACAATGGCAAAGAGCACAACCACTTGGAGAAGCTGCTGAGGGTGGTAAAAG gGCTTCCAGACCTAAAGAAAGTGGTGGTGATTCCATACGTGTCCTCAAGAGAAACCATAGATATTTCTAAGATTCCAAACAG TGTCTTTTTAGAAGACTTCCTTGCCACTGGGAAAGGAGACCAGGCTCCCCAGCTGGAGTTTGAGCAGCTGCCTTTCAGCCATCCTCTCTTTATCATGTATTCCTCAGGCACCACAGGGGCACCAAAGTGCATGGTTCACTCAGCAGGG GGTACCCTCATCCAGCACCTGAAGGAGCACATTCTTCATGGCAACATGAGCAGCAGTGATGTGATTATGTACTACACAACG ACTGGCTGGATGATGTGGAACTGGCTGGTGTCTGCCCTTGCTACAGGAGCTTCAGTGGTGCTCTATGATGGATCTCCTCTGGTTCCTTCCCCAAACGTGCTCTGGGACCTGACTGACAGACTGGG GATCACCATCCTTGGAACGGGTGCAAAGTGGCTGGCTGTGctagaagagaaaaatttaaaaccat GTGAAACACACAATCTGCAAACACTCCACACTATCCTGTCTACAGGATCACCTCTCAAATCTCAAAGCTATGAGTATGTCTACAAACACATAAAAAGCAGTGTCCTCCTGGGATCCATTTCAG GTGGAACAGATATAATTTCATGTTTCATGGGTCACAATGTTACAGTTCCTGTTTACAAAGGAGAAATTCAGGCCAGAAATCTTGGCATGGCAGTGGAAGCATGGAATGATGAAG GAAAACCAGTTTGGGGTGAAAGTGGAGAGCTGGTTTGCACCAAGCCCATTCCCTGCCAGCCCACACACTTCTGGAACGATGAGAATGGCAGCAAATACAGAAAAGcttatttttccaaattcccAG GTGTCTGGGCCCATGGTGATTACTGCAAAATTAACCCCAAGACTGGAGGAATTGTCATGCTGGGCCGCAG tGATGGTACATTAAATCCAAATGGAGTAAGATTTGGAAGTTCTGAAATCTACAACATAG TGGAAGCCTTCGAGGAGGTGTCTGACAGCCTGTGTGTGCCCCAGTACAACAAGGACGGCGAGGAGAGGGTGATCCTGTTCCTGAAGATGGCCTCCAGCCACGCCTTCAGCCGCAGCCTGGTGCGGCGCATCCAGGACGCCATCCGCGCCGCGCTCTCCGCCCGCCACGTCCCCAGCCTCATCCTGGAAACCAAAGGCATCCCG tataCAGTAAATGGGAAGAAAGTGGAAGTAGCTGTGAAGCAAATAATTGCAGGGAAAGAAGTGGAGCAGCGGGGAGCTTTCTCAAACCCAGAGGCTTTGGACCTCTACCAAAATATTCCTGAGCTTCAAGACTATTAA